The Pogona vitticeps strain Pit_001003342236 chromosome 3, PviZW2.1, whole genome shotgun sequence genome includes a window with the following:
- the EIF2A gene encoding eukaryotic translation initiation factor 2A, producing MAPPTPLLAVRGSEGLHMLNGPPQLTENTAFQRESGKNSKVFTFSKDGSLFAWCNGEQVNIVNVTSHNVLHSFDLPKTVCLEFSPKSNVLVTWQPYTTAKDSKAGEPNLHIFDLKTGKCLKSLIQKKMQNWCPSWSDDESICARSVNNELHFFENNDFSTIANKLHLQKVTDFVLSPGDQPTKVAVYVPGSKGAPSFVRLYLYPEFGGPQAALANKSFFKADKVTMLWNNKATAVLVVASTDVDKTGASYYGEQTLHYIATNGESAVVQLPKNGPIYDVTWSPSALEFCVVYGFMPAKATIFNLKCDPVFDFGTGPHNAAYYSPQGHILVLAGFGNLSGQMDVWDVKNYKLIAKPQASDSTYFAWCPDGEHIVTATCSPRLRVGNGYKIWHYIGSVLYKYEVPQNAELWQVAWQPFLDGVFPTKAVTYHAVPSKVPNDEPKAAQAYRPPALRNKPVTSSKLHEEEPPQNMRPQSKSSDKPLSKTALKNQRKHEAKKIAKQEARAEGNQETAPDPPPQNLLHNTVPAVTSGDPEVDKKIKNLRKKLKAIEQLKEQSATGKQLEKNQLEKIQKEAALLKELEDLELGF from the exons TGCGAGGATCAGAAGGACTCCATATGCTGAATGGGCCTCCTCAGTTAACAGAAAATACAGCTTTTCAAAG agagTCTGGAAAAAACAGTAAAGTCTTTACTTTCAGCAAAGATGGTTCACTTTTCGCTTGGTGCAATGGAGAACa AGTAAACATTGTGAATGTCACCAGCCACAATGTGCTGCATTCTTTTGATCTGCCAAAGACAGTTTGCCTTGAATTCTCTCCAAAGAGCAATGTTCTAGTAACGTGGCAGCCCTACACAA CTGCAAAAGATAGTAAAGCAGGAGAACCCAACCTTCACATTTTTGATCTGAAAACTGGAAAATGTTTAAAGTCTTTGATCCagaaaaagatgcaaaactg GTGCCCTTCCTGGTCAGATGATGAAAGTATATGTGCCAGGAGTGTTAACAATGAACTACACTTCTTTGAAAACAACGACTTCA GCACAATTGCAAATAAACTTCATTTGCAGAAGGTCACTGATTTTGTGTTGTCACCAGGAGATCAGCCAACCAAG GTTGCTGTATATGTCCCTGGAAGCAAAGGAGCTCCATCTTTTGTAAGGCTCTACCTGTACCCTGAATTTGGAGGCCCACAAGCTGCATTGGCCAACAAGAGTTTCTTCAAAGCTGATAAGGTGACAATGCTATGGAATAATAAAG CCACTGCTGTGCTCGTAGTAGCTAGTACTGACGTTGATAAAACAGGAGCATCCTATTATGGAGAACAAACTCTGCATTACATTGCAACAAATGGGGAAAGTGCTGTGGTTCAGTTGC cAAAAAATGGCCCTATTTATGATGTCACCTGGAGTCCCAGTGCCTTGGAGTTCTGTGTTGTGTATGGTTTTATGCCTGCCAAAGCAACTATCTTCAATCTGAAATGTGATCCTGTGTTTGATTTTGGGACTGGCCCACACAATGCTGCTTACTACAGCCCCCAAGGACATATCTTGGTATTAGCTGGGTTTGGGAATCTCAGTGGACAAATGGACGTGTGGGATGTTAAAAACTACAAACTCATTGCCAAGCCGCAGGCCTCTGACTCAACATATTTTGCATGGTGCCCTGACGGAGAACACATTGTAACTGCTACATGTTCTCCAAGGCTGCGAGTTGGGAATGGATACAAAATCTGGCATTACATTGGTTCTGTTCTATACAAATATGAAGTCCCGCAGAACGCAGAACTTTGGCAAGTTGCCTGGCAACCCTTTTTGGATGGAGTGTTTCCAACAAAGGCAGTAACCTACCATGCTGTCCCAAGCAAAGTGCCGAATGATGAGCCAAAGGCTGCCCAGGCCTATAGGCCCCCTGCTCTCAGAAACAAACCTGTAACTAGTTCTAAACTT CATGAGGAAGAGCCACCACAGAACATGAGACCACAGTCAAAAAGCAGCGATAAGCCATTATCTAAAACAGCACTCAAAAATCAAAGGAAGCATGAGGCAAAGAAAATTGCTAAACAG GAGGCAAGAGCTGAAGGGAACCAGGAAACTGCTCCAGATCCGCCACCACAGAATTTATTGCACAATACAGTGCCCGCTGTAACATCAGGAGATCCTGAGGTGGATAAGAAGATAAAGAatctgaggaag AAGCTGAAAGCAATTGAACAGCTGAAAGAGCAGTCTGCTACAGGGAAACAGCTAGAGAAAAACCAG